The Pantoea nemavictus genome includes a region encoding these proteins:
- a CDS encoding 4'-phosphopantetheinyl transferase family protein produces MFASQTPLALPSSPFIHAAGLSLDSVPIAWCEFVQHHWHAELHHSWQLPLPTSLEGAVTKRKAEFLASRWLVQQRVAQLDEPDFVLRNAPDRSPLWPAGIQASLSHTRNIAIFAATRDPLCIGVDVEQIMAEETADETAELLMSAAEKQRLLAQPLPFAQSATLLFSLKESLYKALWPQLHQPMDFLQAEVVELDVKQGHARLRLCQDFAPDFTGNTPLQARFWLSDAHVITLLTHPLPAK; encoded by the coding sequence ATGTTTGCCTCTCAGACACCGCTTGCTCTGCCCTCTTCCCCCTTTATTCATGCTGCTGGCCTCTCGCTGGACAGCGTGCCGATCGCCTGGTGTGAATTCGTTCAGCACCATTGGCATGCCGAACTGCATCATTCGTGGCAACTGCCGCTGCCCACCTCGCTGGAAGGTGCCGTAACGAAGCGCAAAGCCGAGTTTCTGGCCAGCCGCTGGTTGGTACAGCAAAGAGTGGCGCAGCTTGATGAACCCGATTTTGTCTTGCGTAATGCGCCGGATCGCTCTCCGCTATGGCCTGCTGGCATTCAGGCGTCGTTGTCGCACACGCGCAATATTGCGATCTTCGCCGCCACGCGCGATCCGTTATGCATTGGCGTGGATGTGGAGCAAATAATGGCAGAGGAGACTGCCGATGAGACGGCCGAGCTGTTGATGAGCGCTGCGGAAAAGCAGCGCCTGCTGGCGCAACCATTGCCTTTCGCGCAGAGTGCAACGCTGCTGTTTTCGCTGAAAGAGAGTCTGTATAAAGCGCTGTGGCCGCAGCTGCATCAGCCGATGGATTTTCTGCAGGCGGAAGTAGTGGAGTTGGATGTGAAGCAAGGCCATGCGCGGTTGCGGCTGTGTCAGGATTTTGCGCCGGATTTTACTGGCAACACGCCGTTGCAGGCGCGTTTCTGGCTGAGCGATGCGCACGTCATAACGTTGCTCACCCATCCGCTGCCGGCAAAATAA
- a CDS encoding arsenic transporter has product MLLAAAIFIVTIVFVIWQPRGLGIGWIALFGAVLAWITGVIQLADIPGVWHIVWNATAAFIAVIIISLLLDESGFFEWCALHVARWGHGRGRWLFTYIILLGATVAALFANDGAALILTPIVIAMLLALGLSKGTTLAFVMAAGFIADTASLPLVVSNLVNIVSADFFNLGFVDYASVMVPVDMAAIVATLLALHLFFRKDIPDAYDHALLKKPAEAIKDSATFRAGWLVLSLLLVGFFLLEPLGIPVSAIAATAALLLFIVAKRGDAINTGKVLRGAPWQIVIFSLGMYLVVYGLKNAGLTQYLTELLNIFAQQGLWSATFGTGLVTALLSSVMNNMPTVLIGALSTDSSAAQGVVKQAMIYANVIGCDLGPKITPIGSLATLLWLHVLDQKNIKISWGYYFRVGVVMTLPVLLVTLSALALRLTLSN; this is encoded by the coding sequence ATGTTACTGGCAGCAGCGATATTTATCGTCACGATTGTATTTGTCATCTGGCAACCTCGCGGCCTGGGGATTGGCTGGATTGCTTTGTTCGGCGCTGTTCTGGCATGGATAACCGGAGTTATACAGCTGGCAGATATTCCTGGTGTCTGGCATATCGTCTGGAATGCCACGGCGGCTTTCATTGCCGTTATTATCATCAGCCTTCTGCTGGACGAATCCGGTTTTTTTGAGTGGTGTGCTTTGCATGTAGCTCGTTGGGGGCATGGGCGAGGTCGATGGTTGTTCACTTACATCATACTTTTAGGGGCGACGGTCGCTGCGCTTTTCGCCAACGATGGGGCCGCACTGATACTGACGCCGATCGTGATAGCTATGCTGCTGGCGCTGGGATTGAGTAAAGGGACCACATTGGCTTTTGTTATGGCTGCTGGGTTTATTGCTGATACCGCAAGCTTACCGCTGGTGGTATCCAATCTGGTTAACATCGTTTCAGCTGACTTTTTCAACCTCGGATTCGTTGATTACGCTTCGGTAATGGTTCCAGTAGACATGGCGGCGATCGTTGCTACGCTGCTGGCACTTCACCTTTTTTTCCGCAAAGATATTCCTGACGCTTACGACCATGCCCTGCTGAAAAAGCCCGCGGAGGCGATTAAAGATTCTGCAACCTTTAGAGCAGGTTGGCTGGTGTTGAGCCTACTTCTGGTTGGATTTTTCCTGCTGGAACCGCTGGGTATTCCGGTGAGCGCGATTGCCGCGACGGCGGCTTTACTTCTGTTTATCGTGGCTAAACGCGGTGACGCTATCAACACCGGGAAAGTTTTACGCGGAGCTCCCTGGCAGATCGTCATTTTCTCGCTGGGAATGTACCTGGTGGTTTATGGACTGAAAAATGCGGGTTTAACGCAATATCTGACCGAGTTACTGAATATCTTCGCCCAGCAGGGTTTATGGTCGGCCACTTTTGGCACCGGCCTGGTTACGGCGCTGCTTTCATCGGTGATGAATAATATGCCGACGGTGCTGATTGGCGCGCTGTCTACAGATTCGAGCGCGGCACAAGGCGTTGTTAAGCAAGCGATGATTTACGCCAATGTGATTGGTTGCGACCTCGGTCCTAAAATTACTCCGATCGGTAGTCTGGCAACATTACTCTGGCTGCACGTGCTTGATCAGAAGAACATTAAAATTAGCTGGGGCTACTACTTTCGGGTAGGCGTGGTGATGACGCTGCCCGTACTACTTGTCACGCTAAGTGCGCTGGCATTACGCCTGACGTTGTCGAACTAA
- the rplY gene encoding 50S ribosomal protein L25 → MFTINAEVRKDQGKGASRRLRVANKFPAIIYGGNEAPVAIELDHDAVMNVQVKPEFYSEVLTIAVDGKEIKVKAQAVQRHPFKPKLHHIDFVRA, encoded by the coding sequence ATGTTCACTATTAATGCTGAAGTACGTAAAGACCAGGGTAAGGGTGCGAGCCGCCGCCTGCGTGTAGCAAACAAATTCCCAGCCATCATCTATGGCGGTAATGAAGCACCAGTTGCTATCGAACTGGACCACGACGCTGTGATGAACGTGCAGGTTAAACCTGAGTTCTACAGCGAAGTGCTGACCATCGCTGTTGATGGTAAAGAAATCAAAGTTAAAGCTCAGGCGGTACAGCGTCATCCGTTCAAGCCAAAACTGCACCACATCGACTTCGTTCGCGCTTAA
- the arsH gene encoding arsenical resistance protein ArsH — protein sequence MQAFPALDAHHFDPSIAEKIGGVEQPPKFLILYGSVRQRSFSRLSAEEAGRLLSKMGAEVKIFNPSGLPLPDDAPETHPKVQELRSLVRWCDGMVWSSPERHGAMSSILKAQIDWIPLTEGSIRPSQGKTLAVMQVCGGSQSFNAVNQMRVLGRWMRMFTIANQSSVAKAWQEFDEEGRMKPSAYYDRIVDVVEELFKITLILKDHTDYLADRYSERKDNHQQLSARVNQAKI from the coding sequence ATGCAGGCATTTCCCGCACTTGATGCGCATCATTTTGATCCGTCCATCGCTGAGAAGATCGGTGGTGTTGAGCAACCACCCAAATTCCTCATCCTCTATGGCTCGGTGCGCCAGCGTTCGTTTAGCCGACTTTCTGCCGAGGAGGCCGGGCGACTACTCAGCAAAATGGGGGCAGAGGTGAAGATATTTAATCCCTCTGGTTTACCTCTGCCTGATGATGCTCCCGAGACACATCCAAAAGTGCAGGAGTTACGCAGCCTGGTAAGGTGGTGTGATGGCATGGTGTGGAGTTCACCAGAAAGGCACGGAGCCATGAGTAGCATCCTAAAAGCGCAGATTGACTGGATTCCGCTGACTGAAGGTTCGATTCGCCCTTCTCAAGGTAAAACGCTGGCAGTTATGCAGGTTTGTGGTGGCTCGCAGTCATTTAATGCCGTCAATCAGATGCGCGTGCTTGGGCGCTGGATGCGGATGTTCACCATTGCCAATCAATCATCGGTGGCAAAAGCGTGGCAGGAATTTGATGAAGAAGGACGGATGAAACCCTCTGCTTATTACGATCGCATTGTGGATGTCGTGGAGGAACTGTTCAAAATCACGCTGATTCTAAAAGACCATACTGACTATCTCGCGGATCGTTACAGCGAAAGAAAAGATAATCACCAGCAGCTTTCAGCCCGGGTTAATCAGGCGAAGATTTAG
- a CDS encoding YejL family protein has product MPQSSRYSDERVEKLLAEMAQILEKDKAPTDLSLMVLGNMVTNLINTSVSPAQRRTLARSFAEALQSSVRDDNAH; this is encoded by the coding sequence ATGCCACAATCATCCCGTTACAGTGACGAACGCGTGGAAAAGCTCCTCGCAGAGATGGCGCAAATTCTTGAGAAAGACAAAGCGCCAACCGACCTTTCCCTTATGGTATTGGGTAATATGGTAACTAATTTGATCAATACCAGCGTTTCACCGGCTCAGCGCCGCACGCTGGCACGATCTTTCGCGGAAGCGTTGCAGTCTTCCGTCCGCGACGATAACGCTCATTAA
- a CDS encoding S6 family peptidase, whose protein sequence is MKKAIIISYGTLFICLSSSAGVMRHDINVQDYRDFAENMGKYRVGVSNIPVYKKNGELDAYISFPMPDMSSISRRGFAALTAPSYVMSARHVHEGFAYFGAASEFSRKYIFINRNAVDDSIDQDYMLPRLSKVVTEVAPTETVENSEWKAGRGTRYIAYARAGGGYQRQINDQLDGFNSVASYYKWLAGGTINPDATSSTAHYFYWTQYNPDDPRSSPLSFASQSGDSGSPIYVYDAVDKKWKLMAALRGRTSGIEKYGLTSLAALIPDGYYDNIVSANTSPDVTDIAGAGDVFWNTATIDQGNKQWSWQGIAEKYRHLAPGKASLEELDASKDIRFNGAGGDIILSDAVNLGAGKLQFSNNYRVKSAAGADATWVGGGIEVDADKKVLWQVNGLADDDLHKIGAGTLHVNASGKNEGGLNVGDGTVILDQQADAQGNQQAFSRVTIVSGRPTVVLNNDNQVAGDDIFFGYRGGRLDLNGHDLMMKRINHTDSGATLLNQSADRASSLTLTGFAPADITIQEWNSATHSGSVGDIYEDWNDRSQRIEYFQLKTGTYSYFPTNQQDNSYWKYIGFDAEEAKTYRAMQFNDLVFRGYLGSDSADGVNGKFDFNFSPALAATKLALTGGSNLSGNINLNNGTLLLSGQPVPHAGGLIIDDDWTTSTFIADNIVAASNTRLQVGEYAQVKANIQAGDNSQVLLGYQPGADAQQQILRCVSPVQSTATSCETASRDAAALSALPASTVHGDITLGDQAELYLGKVDFRGRITDRNAARVTMSGDTFWNLTGDSRMQRLNAPQGGIISALSDNDKNWTPKQLWVENLYASNLQLGFGIAPQTGISDSLYVDKSAQGSGNTLDLGFMLGETFPDKVPNQIVLLDTPAGTAHDYFTLPPIKRGFSIYSPDYQVIETDGRVKWVIAKTPVPVVDPAPEPKPDPIVDPAPEPKPDPIVDPTPEPKPDPVIDPAPEPKPDPIVDPAPEPKPEPVVDPAPEPGKPEDWFNISDNDGLLHSTRALLASRQYLFSETAASLNDRAQTLRGDAQMHGVWGGYSYNRGGIADVSIRQQSFELGVDKQVGAWRVGLMASHGQGSGKGMGSISHQLSTLGTYASWLADGGWFADLAARYMHLRQDLKLDPALEVKGTQRSSQMLAASAKVGRQMPLFDDSFTLSPFVETRVGYLPGYRLQGYDASITLSSATPWSVSPGIELRKRGLGSVLPAVSLFAGISKQYSPGSSGSTLTLADSHASRTYDAWSDNRYRLHAGFEGQISENWSLQVGAKHSAGGKFQTDTAFNGALNYSF, encoded by the coding sequence GTGAAAAAGGCCATCATCATTTCTTACGGCACGCTGTTTATCTGCCTGTCGTCGTCTGCTGGCGTTATGCGCCATGACATCAATGTGCAGGACTATCGCGACTTTGCGGAAAATATGGGCAAATACCGCGTTGGGGTAAGTAATATTCCGGTTTATAAGAAAAATGGTGAGCTTGATGCTTACATCAGTTTTCCTATGCCGGACATGAGCAGCATATCTCGTCGAGGTTTTGCTGCGTTAACGGCACCATCTTATGTAATGAGCGCGCGACATGTGCATGAAGGATTTGCTTACTTTGGCGCGGCTTCAGAGTTTTCCAGAAAATATATTTTTATTAATCGTAACGCCGTTGATGACAGTATCGACCAGGATTATATGTTGCCACGACTGAGCAAAGTGGTAACTGAAGTTGCGCCTACTGAAACGGTTGAAAATAGCGAGTGGAAAGCTGGTAGGGGTACACGTTATATTGCCTATGCTCGCGCGGGAGGTGGTTATCAGCGTCAAATTAACGATCAACTAGACGGTTTTAATTCTGTAGCGAGTTACTACAAATGGTTAGCTGGCGGTACCATAAATCCTGATGCAACTTCGTCCACTGCCCACTATTTCTACTGGACGCAATATAACCCCGATGATCCCCGTTCATCGCCGCTGTCATTTGCCTCACAATCAGGTGACAGCGGCAGTCCAATTTATGTATACGATGCCGTTGATAAAAAGTGGAAGCTCATGGCTGCTCTGCGCGGACGCACCAGCGGTATAGAAAAATACGGCCTGACATCGCTCGCAGCGTTAATACCTGACGGTTATTACGACAACATTGTGTCAGCAAATACCTCACCTGACGTTACCGACATTGCTGGTGCAGGAGATGTTTTCTGGAATACCGCCACTATTGACCAGGGCAATAAACAGTGGAGCTGGCAGGGCATCGCCGAAAAATATCGCCATCTCGCGCCCGGAAAAGCCTCGCTGGAAGAACTCGATGCCAGCAAGGATATCCGCTTTAACGGCGCGGGCGGCGACATTATCCTCAGCGATGCCGTTAACCTCGGCGCCGGCAAGCTGCAGTTCTCGAATAACTACAGGGTAAAATCAGCCGCAGGCGCTGACGCCACCTGGGTTGGCGGCGGTATTGAAGTGGATGCGGACAAAAAGGTGCTGTGGCAGGTCAACGGCCTGGCAGACGATGACCTGCATAAAATCGGCGCCGGTACGCTGCACGTTAACGCCTCAGGTAAAAACGAAGGCGGCCTCAACGTCGGCGACGGCACCGTAATCCTCGATCAGCAGGCCGACGCTCAGGGCAACCAGCAGGCGTTCTCGCGCGTGACGATCGTCAGCGGCCGCCCGACCGTGGTGCTCAACAATGATAACCAGGTGGCGGGCGACGATATCTTCTTCGGCTATCGCGGCGGCAGGCTGGACCTCAACGGTCACGACCTGATGATGAAGCGAATTAACCACACCGACTCCGGCGCCACGCTGCTGAACCAGAGCGCCGATCGCGCCTCGAGCCTGACGCTGACCGGCTTCGCTCCCGCTGACATCACCATCCAGGAGTGGAACTCCGCCACCCACAGCGGCAGCGTCGGCGATATTTACGAAGACTGGAACGACCGCTCGCAGCGCATCGAATACTTCCAGCTGAAAACCGGCACCTACAGCTACTTCCCGACCAATCAGCAGGATAACAGCTACTGGAAATACATCGGCTTTGACGCCGAAGAGGCGAAAACCTATCGCGCCATGCAGTTTAATGACTTGGTGTTTCGCGGCTACCTGGGCTCCGATTCTGCGGATGGCGTCAACGGTAAATTTGATTTCAACTTCTCTCCGGCACTGGCCGCCACGAAACTGGCGCTGACCGGCGGCAGCAATCTCAGCGGCAATATCAACCTCAATAACGGCACGCTGCTGCTCTCCGGCCAGCCGGTGCCGCACGCCGGCGGCCTGATTATTGATGACGACTGGACCACCTCAACCTTTATCGCCGACAACATCGTTGCTGCCAGCAATACGCGCCTGCAGGTTGGCGAATACGCGCAGGTGAAGGCCAACATTCAGGCCGGTGACAACAGCCAGGTCCTGCTCGGCTATCAGCCCGGCGCGGATGCTCAGCAACAGATTTTACGCTGCGTCTCACCAGTGCAGAGCACCGCCACCTCCTGTGAAACCGCCTCGCGCGATGCCGCGGCGTTAAGCGCCCTGCCCGCCAGCACCGTGCACGGCGATATCACCCTCGGCGATCAGGCGGAGCTTTATCTCGGCAAGGTCGACTTCCGCGGCCGCATCACCGATCGCAACGCGGCCCGGGTAACGATGTCGGGCGACACCTTCTGGAATCTAACCGGCGACAGCCGCATGCAGCGCCTGAACGCGCCGCAGGGCGGTATCATCTCGGCGCTGTCCGACAACGATAAAAACTGGACGCCAAAGCAGCTGTGGGTGGAAAACCTTTACGCCAGTAATCTGCAGCTGGGATTTGGTATCGCCCCGCAGACCGGCATCAGCGACAGCCTGTACGTTGATAAATCGGCGCAGGGCAGCGGCAACACGCTCGACCTCGGCTTTATGCTCGGCGAAACCTTCCCGGACAAGGTGCCAAACCAGATCGTGCTGCTGGATACGCCGGCTGGCACCGCGCATGACTACTTCACCCTGCCGCCGATCAAACGGGGCTTTTCCATCTATTCTCCTGACTATCAGGTGATTGAAACCGATGGCCGCGTGAAGTGGGTGATCGCCAAAACGCCGGTGCCGGTGGTTGATCCGGCACCTGAACCGAAGCCAGACCCGATTGTTGACCCGGCACCTGAACCGAAACCTGATCCGATTGTTGACCCTACGCCGGAGCCGAAGCCGGATCCGGTGATTGACCCCGCGCCGGAGCCGAAGCCGGATCCGATTGTCGATCCAGCGCCGGAGCCAAAACCAGAACCGGTTGTCGATCCCGCGCCAGAACCGGGCAAGCCGGAAGACTGGTTTAACATCAGCGATAATGACGGCCTGCTGCACAGCACCCGCGCGCTGCTGGCCTCGCGTCAGTATCTGTTTAGCGAGACGGCGGCGTCACTCAACGACCGCGCGCAGACGTTGCGCGGCGATGCGCAGATGCACGGCGTCTGGGGCGGCTACAGCTATAACCGTGGCGGCATTGCTGACGTCAGCATCCGCCAGCAGAGCTTTGAACTGGGCGTGGATAAACAGGTCGGCGCATGGCGCGTCGGTCTGATGGCCAGCCACGGCCAGGGCAGCGGTAAAGGGATGGGCTCGATCAGCCATCAGCTCAGCACGCTCGGCACTTACGCCAGCTGGCTGGCAGACGGCGGCTGGTTTGCCGATCTGGCAGCGCGCTATATGCATCTGCGCCAGGACCTCAAGCTCGACCCGGCGCTGGAAGTGAAGGGGACGCAGCGTAGCAGCCAGATGCTGGCGGCGAGTGCTAAAGTCGGACGCCAGATGCCGCTGTTCGACGATTCGTTTACTCTGTCACCCTTTGTGGAAACCCGCGTGGGCTATCTGCCGGGCTATCGGTTACAGGGCTACGACGCCAGTATCACGTTGAGCAGCGCCACGCCGTGGTCGGTGTCGCCGGGTATTGAGCTGAGAAAGCGCGGATTAGGTTCAGTGTTGCCAGCCGTATCGCTGTTTGCCGGCATCAGCAAACAGTATTCACCAGGCAGCAGCGGCTCAACGCTGACGCTCGCCGACAGCCACGCCAGCCGCACATACGATGCGTGGAGCGATAACCGCTATCGCCTGCACGCCGGGTTTGAAGGTCAGATTAGCGAGAACTGGTCACTGCAGGTGGGCGCGAAGCACAGTGCTGGCGGGAAGTTTCAGACCGATACCGCATTCAACGGAGCGCTGAACTATTCCTTCTGA
- a CDS encoding metalloregulator ArsR/SmtB family transcription factor, protein MLPVQLFKLLADETRTTIILLLREAGELCVCDLCSVTDQSQPKISRHIALLREAGLLLDRREGKWIHYRLSPHMPAWAASIIDTAWSSQRDEVRESLQRANTSVCS, encoded by the coding sequence ATGCTGCCTGTTCAACTTTTCAAACTGCTTGCCGACGAGACGCGCACCACCATTATCCTCCTGCTGCGAGAAGCGGGGGAGCTGTGTGTGTGCGACCTCTGTTCAGTCACTGACCAATCACAGCCAAAGATCTCCCGGCATATTGCCTTGCTTCGTGAGGCTGGGTTGCTACTGGATCGCCGTGAAGGTAAGTGGATTCACTATCGTCTCTCGCCACATATGCCCGCCTGGGCGGCGTCGATTATTGATACTGCCTGGAGCAGCCAGCGTGATGAGGTGCGCGAGTCATTGCAACGCGCCAATACCTCTGTTTGTAGTTGA
- the yejM gene encoding LPS biosynthesis-modulating metalloenzyme YejM — protein MVTNRQRYREKVSQMISWGHWFALFNIIFAFILGSRYLLVADWPASLAGRIYAFTSWIGHFSFIVFAGYLLIIFPLTFVVMSQRLLRVLSAIIATAGLTLIMVDSAVFSRFHLHLNPVVWELVINPDQSEMARDWQLMFISVPLIFLVEMLFATWSWQKLRSLNRRSFGKPLAALFISAFFASHLLYIWADANFYRPITMQRANLPLSYPMTARRFLERHGLLDAQEYQRRLVQQGDPEALSVQYPLSDITFRDAGTRHNLLVLTVDGLNNATVDKALPSLNQFASENVRFTQHYSAGLQPEKGLFGLFYGISSSYMDGVLASRMPSALLNALNAQGYQFGLFSSDGFSQPLYRQALLADYSLPQADSQPNSTTVTQWQNWLNGQKANSAPWFSWVALNGVTINGDTLKARQRSYLRQASGVDEQINTVLQTLQQRDLLKNTVVVITAQRAINLDSNDDNAGNRATLQVPLVVHWPNTPAQTIDRLTNQQDVMTTLMQRLLHVRTNPVNYSQGEDLFAAQRSHNWVASSEDGKLVITTPTLTLVLNNNGSYSAYDVHGKPLKDHKPQLALLLQVLTEEKRFVAN, from the coding sequence ATGGTAACCAACCGGCAGCGCTACCGCGAAAAAGTCTCCCAGATGATCAGCTGGGGGCATTGGTTTGCCCTGTTTAATATTATTTTCGCGTTTATTTTAGGCAGCCGCTATCTATTGGTTGCCGATTGGCCCGCGTCGCTTGCGGGTCGCATCTATGCCTTTACCAGTTGGATTGGCCACTTCAGCTTCATCGTTTTCGCCGGTTATCTGCTGATCATTTTCCCGCTCACCTTTGTGGTGATGTCTCAACGATTGCTCAGGGTGTTGTCGGCGATTATCGCCACCGCTGGACTGACGCTGATTATGGTCGACAGCGCAGTGTTCAGCCGCTTCCACCTGCACCTTAATCCGGTGGTGTGGGAGTTGGTGATTAACCCCGATCAAAGTGAGATGGCGCGCGACTGGCAGCTGATGTTTATCAGCGTGCCGCTGATTTTTCTTGTGGAGATGTTGTTCGCCACCTGGAGCTGGCAAAAGCTGCGCAGCCTTAACCGACGTTCATTCGGTAAGCCGCTGGCCGCGCTGTTTATCAGCGCCTTCTTCGCCAGCCATCTGCTGTATATCTGGGCCGATGCCAACTTCTATCGCCCAATCACTATGCAGCGCGCCAATCTACCGCTCTCTTATCCGATGACCGCGCGTCGCTTCCTGGAGCGCCACGGCCTGTTGGATGCGCAAGAGTATCAGCGCCGTCTGGTACAACAGGGCGATCCGGAAGCGCTATCGGTGCAGTATCCGTTGAGTGACATTACTTTCCGCGATGCGGGTACACGCCATAATCTGCTGGTGCTGACCGTCGATGGTCTGAATAACGCCACGGTGGACAAAGCGCTGCCGTCGCTCAATCAATTTGCTAGCGAGAACGTGCGCTTCACGCAGCATTACAGCGCCGGACTGCAGCCGGAAAAAGGCTTGTTCGGTCTGTTCTATGGCATCTCCTCCAGCTATATGGATGGCGTGCTGGCATCACGCATGCCTTCCGCTCTGCTCAATGCGCTGAATGCGCAAGGTTATCAGTTCGGTTTGTTCTCATCGGATGGCTTTAGTCAGCCGCTGTACCGTCAGGCATTGTTAGCCGATTATTCGCTACCGCAGGCCGATTCACAGCCCAATAGCACCACCGTCACGCAGTGGCAAAACTGGCTCAACGGCCAGAAAGCCAATAGCGCGCCGTGGTTCTCATGGGTGGCGTTGAACGGCGTGACCATCAATGGCGACACGCTGAAGGCGCGTCAACGCAGCTATTTGCGTCAGGCAAGTGGTGTTGATGAACAGATCAATACCGTGCTGCAAACGCTGCAGCAGCGCGATTTGCTGAAAAATACCGTGGTGGTGATTACGGCGCAGCGTGCCATCAATCTGGATAGTAATGATGACAATGCTGGCAATCGCGCGACGCTGCAGGTGCCGCTGGTGGTGCATTGGCCCAATACGCCAGCACAAACCATCGATCGCCTGACCAATCAGCAGGATGTGATGACCACGCTGATGCAGCGTCTGCTGCACGTGCGCACCAATCCCGTCAACTACTCGCAGGGTGAAGACCTGTTTGCAGCGCAACGTAGCCACAATTGGGTAGCGAGCAGCGAAGACGGCAAGCTGGTGATCACTACGCCAACCCTGACGCTGGTGCTAAATAATAATGGCAGCTACAGCGCTTATGATGTCCACGGCAAGCCGCTGAAAGATCATAAACCGCAGCTAGCATTGTTGTTGCAGGTGCTGACGGAAGAGAAGCGCTTTGTCGCAAACTGA
- the yejK gene encoding nucleoid-associated protein YejK, producing MSLDIDQIALHQLVKRDENQLELVLRDTLLPATRAVEEMAEELHRVYSAKSKAYGLFNEDSELADALRNCRKGEDDFLAFSRAATGRLRDELSKYTFAEGGVVLFLHYRYLAVEYLLIAVLNSQSSMRVNEQLDISSTHYLDINHADIVARIDLTEWETNPESTRYLTFLRGRVGRKVADFFMDFLGASVGLDTKAQNRGLLQAVDDYCAESELDKNERQNYRQQVYSYCNEQLQAGEEIALEDLSSELPPLGEKTFQAFTQEQGYELEESFPADRSTLRQLTKFAGSGGGLTLNFDAMLFGERIFWDPTTDTLTIKGTPPNLRDQLQRRTSSK from the coding sequence ATGAGTCTGGATATCGACCAGATTGCCCTGCACCAGTTAGTTAAACGTGATGAAAACCAGCTGGAACTGGTGCTGCGCGATACCTTGCTGCCGGCCACCCGCGCGGTTGAAGAGATGGCGGAAGAGCTGCACCGGGTTTATAGCGCGAAAAGCAAAGCCTACGGCCTGTTTAACGAGGATAGCGAGCTGGCCGATGCGCTGCGTAACTGCCGCAAAGGGGAAGATGACTTTCTGGCATTTAGCCGCGCGGCGACCGGCCGTTTGCGCGATGAACTGAGCAAATATACGTTTGCGGAAGGTGGCGTGGTGCTGTTCCTGCACTATCGCTATCTCGCCGTCGAATATTTGCTGATTGCGGTGTTGAACAGCCAGTCGAGCATGCGCGTCAACGAGCAGCTTGATATCAGCAGCACCCATTATCTCGACATCAACCATGCGGATATCGTGGCGCGTATCGATCTCACCGAATGGGAAACCAATCCAGAATCGACGCGTTATCTCACGTTCCTGCGCGGTCGCGTTGGCCGTAAAGTGGCTGACTTTTTTATGGATTTCCTTGGCGCCAGCGTAGGTTTGGACACCAAAGCGCAAAACCGCGGTCTGCTGCAAGCGGTGGATGATTACTGCGCCGAGTCGGAACTGGATAAAAACGAACGCCAGAATTATCGCCAGCAGGTTTACAGCTATTGCAACGAGCAGCTGCAGGCAGGCGAAGAGATCGCGCTGGAAGATCTGTCGAGCGAACTGCCGCCGCTGGGGGAAAAAACCTTCCAGGCTTTTACTCAGGAGCAGGGTTACGAGCTGGAAGAGAGCTTCCCTGCTGACCGCAGTACGCTGCGTCAGCTCACCAAGTTTGCCGGTAGCGGTGGCGGATTAACCCTGAATTTTGATGCGATGCTGTTTGGCGAACGTATTTTCTGGGATCCCACTACCGATACGCTGACCATTAAAGGCACGCCGCCTAATCTGCGCGATCAGCTACAGCGGCGCACCAGCAGTAAATAA
- the arsC gene encoding glutaredoxin-dependent arsenate reductase, whose product MTDITIYHNPACGTSRNTLALIRNSGVEPTIILYLETPPNRETLMALIGAMGISPRSLLRKNVTPYEQLGLAEERFSDEQLLEAMLNNPILINRPIVVSPLGTRLCRPSEAVIDILPDAQQGKFIKEDGERVIDDQGNRMI is encoded by the coding sequence ATGACTGATATCACTATTTATCATAATCCGGCTTGCGGAACTTCTCGCAACACCCTGGCGCTTATTCGCAATAGTGGTGTTGAACCTACCATCATTCTCTATCTTGAAACGCCGCCCAATCGTGAAACGTTAATGGCGTTGATCGGTGCGATGGGGATCAGCCCACGCTCCTTATTGCGTAAGAACGTAACACCGTATGAACAGCTAGGTTTAGCCGAAGAACGGTTTAGCGATGAACAGTTGCTCGAGGCGATGTTGAATAACCCGATTTTAATTAACCGCCCAATCGTGGTATCGCCTTTAGGCACGCGCTTATGCCGACCTTCAGAAGCGGTTATTGATATTCTGCCAGACGCGCAGCAAGGCAAATTCATTAAGGAGGATGGCGAGAGGGTGATAGATGATCAAGGTAATCGGATGATTTAA